Proteins from one Malaya genurostris strain Urasoe2022 chromosome 2, Malgen_1.1, whole genome shotgun sequence genomic window:
- the LOC131427586 gene encoding protoheme IX farnesyltransferase, mitochondrial has protein sequence MQHIVTNGRVWYETARRLVHYSSQYPTKGHLQIVRLYVSKAPISQISTSTTKESIRTNNVNEDRAPQSVPLAQFTASTSVDTKDIIEEIGKSVNFKSDGGESSSKQPALQAVPSSFSRLIYHYLMLSKIRLTSLVVMTTMAGYAMAPAPFELSTFLLCSLGTTLVSGAANSINQVIETSFDAQMARTRNRVLVKGYLTRLHAVGFALGASTVGVSMLHYGVNDLTAVLGAANLILYTSIYTPMKRYSILNTWVGSLVGAIPPLMGWAACTGDIGTGAWILAGLLYCWQFPHFNALSWNIRPEYLKAGYKMMANSHPQLCTRVSLRHTGYITALSLLAPVLDVTNVWFAVESLPLNAYFSYLAWDFHQKADSKSSRKLFRFSLLHLPLLMALFLLNKKYWAISQDKTNEDSVAAMVVLDKDKISMFNRTENPYLVPNIVTEVGNLSSPHGSIKAIEDNLISNVAVVLPTGASSKQKL, from the exons ATGCAGCATATTGTGACCAATGGTCGCGTGTGGTACGAAACGGCACGACGCCTGGTCCATTACAGTTCGCAGTACCCGAcgaaaggacatcttcaaatcGTCCGATTG TACGTTAGTAAAGCACCAATTAGTCAAATCAGCACGTCGACTACCAAAGAATCAATCCGAACTAATAATGTCAATGAGGATAGAGCCCCGCAGTCTGTCCCACTTGCCCAGTTTACAGCTTCAACCTCAGTGGACACAAAAGATATAATCGAAGAAATTGGCAAATCAGTCAATTTTAAGAGCGATGGAGGCGAGAGTAGTAGCAAACAGCCGGCCTTACAAGCGGTACCGTCCAGTTTCAGTCGATTAATTTACCACTATCTGATGCTGTCGAAAATCCGGCTAACCT CTCTGGTGGTTATGACAACGATGGCTGGTTATGCTATGGCTCCGGCTCCATTTGAATTGTCCACGTTTCTGCTCTGTTCGCTTGGAACAACGCTCGTATCAGGTGCGGCTAATTCAATAAACCAAGTAATAGAGACATCATTTGATGCACAAATGGCGCGCACACGTAATAGAGTGCTTGTCAAAGGTTATCTGAC GCGTCTTCACGCAGTTGGGTTCGCTCTAGGAGCCAGCACCGTTGGGGTCAGTATGCTACATTATGGCGTAAACGATTTGACAGCTGTTCTAGGTGCAGCAAATTTGATCCTTTACACGAGTATCTACACTCCCATGAAACGCTACAGTATTCTAAACACATGGGTTGGATCATTAGTTGGAGCGATACCTCCTCTGATGGGTTGGGCTGCTTGTACAGGAGATATAGGCACAGGAGCTTGGATCCTTGCTGGGCTATTGTACTGCTGGCAATTTCCACATTTCAACGCACTCTCATGGAATATCCGACCGGAATATCTAAAAGCAGGTTACAAAATGATGGCCAATTCCCATCCACAGTTATGTACGCGGGTTTCACTTCGGCACACTGGTTACATCACGGCATTGTCCCTGTTGGCTCCGGTATTGGACGTTACTAACGTTTGGTTTGCCGTTGAAAGTTTACCATTGAACGCGTACTTCAGTTATCTTGCCTGGGACTTTCATCAAAAAGCCGACAGTAAAAGTTCTCGGAAGCTGTTCCGATTTTCTCTGCTACATTTGCCGCTTTTGATGGCACTGTTCCTACTTAATAAGAAATACTGGGCGATCTCGCAGGATAAAACCAATGAAGATTCTGTTGCGGCCATGGTTGTGctcgataaagataaaatttcaATGTTTAACAGAACGGAAAATCCTTATCTAGTACCGAACATTGTAACTGAAGTCGGAAACCTGAGCTCCCCCCATGGTAGCATCAAAGCCATCGAAGATAATTTGATTTCCAATGTCGCCGTTGTTCTGCCTACCGGAGCATCGAGCAAGCAAAAACTGTAA
- the LOC131427587 gene encoding U3 small nucleolar ribonucleoprotein protein MPP10: protein MVKNEKETKPVRKGLSGALKLFLEQSKNPAKFLIAQPSQAEKIKMLVKSLYDHSQSFDHGAGIKSYLDQLVVEEMDAEQIWQQLELRNEYLLNEDLSRTSQLLSMGSKRMQLVFKKTEAVDSSSNGACDPHVNRSADSSSEEESHQENNSPKVKTRVRKGKRSIVDDQFFKLEDMAKFLDEEDEREMRKQSGKPDKDSLIEIDYFSSNAGENDLSDGDGIKYSDFFDDDDGDSGNGHETNDTAEEESSDNDDDKADESSEAENNPNNASGDENSEDEVERNRRLRYELYNSAEDFVEKKNKMPSIPEPEPVQSEQETEEQENGPKSSFELRQEKLHKRIQKMEDQLLQDKPWQLKGEISADTRPQNSLLEEILEFESTTRPAPVITEETTMRLEDIIKQRIKNKVYDDVERKIRPPDNPREYRKQLVLDAEKSTQSLAQIYEKDYLKQLEKSNPNADENEPEEPKEHKEIRSAMKRLLAQLDALSNFRYTPRPAVPELKIITNTPAISMEEVAPVAISDAVLLAPEEVHNRPKGAVMSKDERTKSDKNRERRLKKRFQRDKFNRQAEKERKNLAKGFLPKTKEVQEKLLKKVSKAKNVSAMTETTGVGKSSSAFFSQLQDEVSTQIKRKLDPSDKKQNKSRLKATHVKL from the exons ATGGTGAAGAATGAAAAGGAAACAAAACCAGTTAGAAAAGGGCTGAGCGGAGCCCTGAAGTTATTTCTGGAGCAGTCGAAAAATCCAGCCAAATTTTTAAT TGCACAGCCATCGCAAGCGGAGAAAATTAAAATGCTCGTTAAATCACTCTATGATCATAGTCAAAGCTTTGATCACGGAGCCGGTATAAAATCGTATCTCGATCAGCTGGTGGTTGAGGAAATGGACGCAGAGCAAATTTGGCAACAACTCGAGCTTAGAAATGAATATCTGTTGAACGAAGATTTGTCCAGAACCTCACAGTTACTGTCAATGGGTTCCAAACGAATGCAACTAGTTTTTAAAAAGACGGAAGCAGTGGATTCATCGAGTAATGGGGCTTGTGATCCTCATGTTAATAGAAGTGCGGATAGCTCTTCAGAAGAAGAATCACACCAGGAAAATAATTCGCCTAAAGTAAAGACAAGGGTACGGAAAGGAAAACGATCGATAGTAGATGATCAGTTTTTCAAATTAGAGGATATGGCCAAGTTTTTGGATGAGGAAGATGAACGGGAAATGAGAAAGCAATCGGGAAAACCTGACAAAGATTCTCTAATTGAAATAGATTATTTCAGTAGCAATGCTGGCGAG AATGATCTATCTGATGGAGATGGCATAAAATACTCCGATTTcttcgatgatgatgatggtgactCAGGCAATGGTCATGAGACGAACGATACAGCCGAAGAGGAGAGCTCGGATAACGATGACGATAAAGCTGATGAAAGTTCTGAAGCTGAAAATAATCCAAATAATGCTTCGGGTGATGAAAATTCCGAGGACGAAGTGGAACGAAACCGTCGGCTTCGATACGAGTTATATAATAGTGCGGAGGATTttgttgaaaagaaaaacaaaatgccttcgattccggaaccagaacccGTTCAGTCTGAACAAGAGACTGAAGAACAAGAGAATGGTCCTAAATCATCCTTTGAGCTACGTCAGGAAAAGCTGCATAAGCGAATACAGAAAATGGAGGATCAACTGTTACAAGACAAACCTTGGCAGTTGAAAGGGGAAATTTCTGCCGATACCCGCCCACAAAACTCGCTTCTCGAGGAGATCCTGGAATTTGAATCAACTACTCGACCAGCCCCTGTTATTACCGAAGAAACTACGATGCGCCTAGAGGATATTATCAAACAGCGGATTAAAAACAAGGTTTATGATGATGTGGAAAGGAAAATTCGCCCACCCGATAATCCACGAGAATACCGAAAACAGTTGGTACTTGATGCAGAGAAAAGCACGCAATCATTGGCCCAGATTTACGAAAAGGATTATCTGAAACAGCTAGAGAAATCCAATCCGAATGCAG ATGAAAATGAACCTGAGGAACCTAAAGAACACAAGGAAATTCGATCGGCTATGAAAAGGTTGCTCGCACAATTGGATGCTTTGTCCAACTTCCGTTACACACCTCGTCCGGCAGTGCCTGAATTGAAAATCATTACCAATACGCCGGCCATTAGCATGGAGGAAGTAGCTCCGGTAGCAATATCAGACGCCGTTTTACTTGCACCTGAAGAGGTACACAATAGACCTAAGGGTGCTGTTATGAGTAAAGATGAACGCACCAAATCGGACAAAAATCGTGAACGGCGGTTGAAAAAACGTTTCCAGCGGGATAAGTTCAATCGACAAGCGGAAAAGGAACGGAAGAATCTTGCTAAAGGTTTCTTGCCAAAAACGAAGGAAGTGCAGGAGAAACTACTGAAGAAGGTTTCCAAAGCAAAGAACGTGAGCGCAATGACAGAAACCACGGGAGTAGGAAAATCGTCATCGGCATTTTTCTCACAGCTGCAAGATGAAGTCAGTACGCAAATTAAACGTAAATTGGATCCTAGCGATAAGAAGCAAAATAAAAGCCGATTGAAAGCGACGCACGTTAAACTATAG
- the LOC131427589 gene encoding anamorsin homolog: MNFVKENNQVLYVWGGAISTDIEQEVNQLKSVPNVKISVENADRVQLANYQQSQFDVILACVPTESSALVSRFLKLVKPKGKVVFKDDSAQPDIARTNLLLSGFINIASEDGNVYIGEKPNYEVGSATKLSFGLNKTNVAAVWKLDVNKDEEEQIDADELLDEDDKIKPTAESLRVCGTTGKRKACKDCSCGLAEELEAETRGSSVQSSAVKSSCGSCYLGDAFRCASCPYLGMPAFKPGEKIQLSDTQMQADI; encoded by the exons ATGAATTTTGTTAAAGAAAATAATCAGGTCCTTTACGTATGGGGAGGAGCTATTAGTACGGATATTGAACAAGAAGTTAATCAGCTAAAATCTGTGccaaatgtcaaaatatctgTCGAAAATGCTGATCGTGTTCAACTAG cgAACTACCAGCAATCCCAATTCGATGTCATTTTGGCTTGTGTTCCAACCGAAAGCTCAGCACTAGTATCTCGTTTTCTAAAGCTAGTAAAACCAAAAGGAAAAGTAGTGTTCAAAGATGATTCAGCACAACCAGACATCGCACGTACTAATCTACTCTTGTCTGGATTTATCAACATTGCATCAGAAGATGGAAACG TATATATCGGTGAAAAACCAAACTACGAAGTTGGATCCGCAACGAAACTTTCGTTCGGCTTAAACAAAACTAATGTAGCTGCCGTTTGGAAGCTTGATGTAAATAAAGATGAAGAGGAACAAATTGATGCTGATGAGCTACTGGACGAAGACGATAAGATTAAGCCGACAGCGGAATCATTGAGAG TATGCGGAACAACCGGAAAACGCAAGGCTTGTAAAGATTGTTCGTGTGGACTAGCAGAGGAACTTGAAGCGGAAACAAGAGGATCCTCTGTTCAGAGCAGTGCTGTCAAATCATCTTGCGGAAGT TGCTATCTGGGAGACGCGTTTCGTTGTGCCAGCTGCCCCTATTTGGGGATGCCGGCGTTTAAACCAGGGGAGAAAATTCAGCTATCGGACACGCAGATGCAAGCTGATATTTAA